The following coding sequences lie in one Parvularculales bacterium genomic window:
- a CDS encoding acyl-CoA dehydrogenase family protein, with the protein MSLTLSEEQQLLKESAEKFFTKNSPVSRMRSLRDTRDAAGFSRDVWKQMANLGWLGIPFSTAHGGSDMGLSELGVVLFEAGRVLAPEPLLSTLLMGANAVHLSGNEALKTDVLPAVVAGDRLVAFAFEEKGRFDPYAIKTEAVSEGDSFLITGEKGYVLDGHVADQMVVLARMSGQTNDRDGLVLFLVNAEDDGISVQRTCMIDGRNVARVAFSKVEVSADSILGDTELLERVIEQATLGLVAEMVGMADETFERTLTYLKEREQFGVKIGTFQALRHRAAEMFAELEFARSLLLDGLSAIDEGRSDTALSVSAAKAQANKTARLIGAEGVQMHGGMGMTNELDIGLFLKRLKAAEFALGDETHHHRRFASLRGY; encoded by the coding sequence ATGTCCCTGACATTAAGCGAAGAACAACAACTACTGAAAGAGTCTGCCGAGAAGTTTTTTACGAAAAATTCCCCAGTGTCACGTATGCGTTCGCTTCGTGATACACGGGACGCAGCCGGTTTTTCCCGCGATGTGTGGAAACAGATGGCAAACCTTGGATGGCTCGGTATCCCTTTTTCGACTGCGCATGGTGGTAGCGATATGGGGTTGAGTGAACTCGGCGTTGTTCTTTTTGAAGCCGGCCGTGTGCTTGCACCAGAGCCTTTGCTATCTACACTGCTAATGGGGGCCAACGCAGTGCACTTATCAGGTAATGAGGCCCTGAAAACGGATGTGTTGCCGGCGGTCGTAGCCGGTGACCGGCTCGTCGCTTTCGCCTTTGAAGAGAAAGGGCGTTTCGACCCCTATGCAATCAAGACAGAAGCGGTTTCTGAAGGGGACAGCTTTTTAATCACTGGCGAAAAGGGGTATGTGCTAGACGGACATGTGGCCGATCAGATGGTCGTACTCGCTCGCATGTCGGGGCAGACCAATGACAGGGATGGGTTGGTGCTTTTTCTTGTTAATGCGGAAGATGACGGCATCTCAGTTCAACGCACCTGTATGATTGATGGGCGTAATGTAGCACGTGTTGCCTTCTCAAAGGTTGAGGTCAGCGCTGATAGCATTCTAGGAGATACTGAATTGCTCGAGCGCGTGATTGAGCAAGCGACCTTGGGCCTAGTGGCTGAAATGGTCGGCATGGCTGATGAAACCTTTGAACGGACCCTGACCTATCTGAAAGAGCGCGAACAATTTGGTGTCAAAATTGGTACTTTTCAGGCTTTACGACACCGTGCAGCGGAGATGTTTGCAGAACTAGAATTTGCCCGTTCATTGTTGCTGGACGGTCTTTCTGCGATTGACGAGGGACGCAGTGATACAGCATTGAGTGTTAGCGCCGCTAAAGCCCAGGCCAACAAAACTGCCAGACTGATAGGCGCAGAGGGGGTTCAGATGCATGGTGGCATGGGTATGACGAACGAATTGGATATTGGTCTATTTTTGAAACGACTGAAGGCTGCCGAGTTTGCCCTTGGTGATGAGACGCATCATCATCGGCGCTTTGCTTCGCTGCGGGGTTATTAA
- a CDS encoding SDR family oxidoreductase: MKIDEQTAAIVTGGASGLGRAAAEALAAAGIKVAIFDLNEDSGKDVADSIGAVFCNTNILDEEDVIESFDQARKANGQERILIHCAAAARPPKKTVYMDKKAGEYTRQSTENFAFATDGVLVSSYRLASLSALGMASLDPLEDGERGVITLTSSAAAQDGQIGQTGYGSAKAGINGLVLPMARDLMDLGIRVNAIMPGIFATPPMLSVPEAILDSLAASVPFPKRLGKPEEFGSLVLELAKNSYFNGQALRIDGAIRMPPR, from the coding sequence ATGAAAATTGATGAGCAAACGGCGGCTATAGTCACAGGAGGGGCCTCTGGACTTGGGCGTGCGGCCGCAGAGGCTTTAGCAGCCGCAGGTATTAAGGTTGCAATTTTCGATCTAAATGAAGACAGCGGAAAAGACGTAGCTGACAGTATTGGCGCAGTGTTCTGCAATACCAATATTCTTGATGAAGAAGACGTCATAGAAAGCTTTGATCAAGCGCGCAAAGCCAACGGGCAGGAGCGCATTCTGATCCACTGCGCGGCAGCGGCACGCCCTCCCAAGAAGACGGTTTACATGGACAAAAAAGCCGGGGAATATACAAGACAATCGACAGAGAACTTTGCGTTTGCGACAGATGGTGTTCTTGTTTCAAGCTATCGGCTCGCTTCGCTATCGGCACTTGGTATGGCTTCCCTCGACCCTCTGGAAGATGGCGAAAGGGGAGTCATCACCCTGACGTCTTCGGCGGCTGCGCAGGATGGCCAAATTGGACAAACAGGTTATGGCTCAGCCAAAGCGGGCATAAACGGTTTGGTACTCCCCATGGCCCGAGACTTGATGGACCTCGGCATACGTGTAAACGCTATTATGCCGGGAATATTTGCCACACCCCCCATGCTCTCTGTTCCTGAAGCGATTCTGGACTCTCTGGCAGCCTCAGTACCGTTTCCAAAGAGACTCGGCAAGCCGGAAGAATTTGGGTCGCTAGTGCTTGAACTCGCCAAAAATAGCTATTTTAATGGTCAAGCGCTTCGTATTGACGGTGCCATACGGATGCCCCCAAGATAA